One window from the genome of Malus domestica chromosome 01, GDT2T_hap1 encodes:
- the LOC103451248 gene encoding uncharacterized protein, whose amino-acid sequence MTNLAKLEYAALDITRKNYLTWVLDTKIHLEAGNLGDTIREENSSSSQNRAKAMIFIRRHLDEALKSEYLTVEDPLALWEALRSRYNHQTTVILPKARYEWSHLRIQDFKSVAEYNSALFRITSQMKLCGDTITDEILLEKTYSTFHANNVLLQQQYRARGYTEYNQLISVLLVAEQNNELLMKNHNSRPTGSAPFPEVNAASFEVNATSSGGNYHKQGRGHKRGRWNRKCKNHGGQFHNQVQRHNYGPGFKNVNRHKGKANMTNAPRNSEGACHKCGGNGHWVRTCRTPKHLVELYQASLKKKGVETNFLDQAKPMDIPDPVFDLSGQFDATHLDVSDFIMERGNEVYRSD is encoded by the coding sequence atgacgaACTTGGCTAAGCTTGAATatgctgccctggacattacccggaagaattaccttacttGGGTACttgataccaagatccatctggaagcagggaatcttggagataccatcaggGAAGAAAACAGCTCATCTTCTCAAAATCGGGCGAAGGCTATGATCTTTATTCGCcgccatcttgatgaggcactaaagagtgagtacttaacggttgaagatccgttagctCTCTGGGAAGCCTTGCGaagcagatacaatcaccagacaacggtgattcttccaaaagcTCGCTATGAGTGGTCTCACCTGAGAATTCAGGATTTCAAATCAGTGGCGGAGTACAATTCTGCGTTGTTCAGgattacctctcagatgaagctcTGTGGGGATACCATTACTGATGAAATATTGCTGGAAAAGACTTACAGCACATTTCATGCCAATAACGTGCTCCTGCAGCAGCAGTATAGAGCGCGAGGCTacactgaatacaaccagctgatatctgtgctcctggtagctgaacagaacaatgagctcctgatgaaaaaccataattcccgacctactggatctGCACCATTCCCAGAAGTAAATGCTGCTTCCTTCGAAGTGAACGCCACATCCTCTGGTGGTAATTATCATAAACAAGGACGTGGCCACAAACGAGGTCGATGGAATAGGAAATGCAAGAACCATGGTGgtcagtttcacaaccaggttcaGAGGCATAATTATGGCCCGGGCTTCAAAAATGTGAATCGTCACAAAGGCAAAGCTAACATGACCAATGCTCCCAGGAACTCTGAAGGAGCCTGCCATAAgtgtggtggcaatgggcatTGGGTGCGAACTtgtcgtaccccaaaacatctggtGGAGTTGTATCAAGCTTCCCTCAAGAAGAAAGGTGTCGAGACCAATTTTCTcgaccaggctaaaccaatggatatacctgatccagTGTTTGATTTATCAGGGCAATTTGACGCAACTCACCTAGATGTTTCAGACTTCATTATGGAAAGGGGGAATGAAGTATATCGGTCCGACTAA